From one Staphylococcus kloosii genomic stretch:
- the isaB gene encoding immunodominant staphylococcal antigen IsaB family protein, with product MNKTTKTIVATTVAFGTLFGVGTASGVSAQNNVAHAATTPYYTYHGYAGNDSSFLLNKQFMNGIKYDNVTFNGVKITNVTGSQTFTKYDQTFTNGENNKSANLVKFKVKDQLTVKQLKDAYGSELEQGKLGDKSNTVYQYKPKSPGLFVSFNVNNNKVSDVVIMYGGAGGG from the coding sequence ATGAATAAGACAACAAAAACAATTGTAGCAACTACAGTAGCTTTTGGCACATTATTTGGAGTAGGAACTGCCTCTGGAGTATCAGCACAAAATAACGTAGCACATGCAGCAACGACGCCATACTATACTTATCATGGATACGCTGGCAATGATTCTAGCTTCTTATTAAACAAACAATTTATGAATGGGATTAAATATGACAATGTAACATTTAATGGTGTGAAAATTACTAATGTCACAGGTAGTCAAACGTTTACTAAATATGACCAAACGTTTACTAATGGAGAAAATAATAAAAGTGCAAATTTAGTAAAGTTTAAAGTTAAAGATCAATTGACTGTAAAACAATTAAAAGATGCCTACGGTTCTGAACTAGAACAAGGTAAATTAGGAGATAAAAGTAATACAGTATATCAATACAAACCTAAATCACCTGGCCTTTTTGTTAGTTTTAATGTTAATAATAATAAAGTAAGTGATGTAGTAATCATGTACGGTGGTGCTGGCGGTGGTTAA